The Haliaeetus albicilla chromosome 11, bHalAlb1.1, whole genome shotgun sequence sequence aCTAAATATTAATATACTCATCAATACGAATTTTGCTATGGCTTCACTGAAAGCCTCCGATGTTTTAATCAAAAAATACCAAGTAATGAACAAGACCAATTAGGTACACCGATAGAAATACCTCACACATCAACACTGTGGGAAGATGAAAGTTACCAAAATGTTCTCCTAACTTTGGCTTTATTGATGCATTTTTCACTGAACTACCTGTTTGTCTGTACAGTGACAATCTCTCATCTCTCCAAACACAGGAAAGGGTGAGCAACATTTACCCAGAGGATCTGATGCAGATTGTCAGCCACATGGACTCCCTGGATAATCACAAGGTACGAGAAGGGGtatggagggaaaaagaaacaaagaataacCAGGGTAAAGAACCTCCATAATTCGAGTATACCCTGTGCAAGAAAGGCTGACATTTTCTAACCTTCTTTAAGCTCGTGCCTTAAAAAATATCCAACAAGATTTTATCAAGACATGAAAAGGAAGTTTATCCTTTGTTATGTTGACTTTACCATGAAACAGAATAGGATGAACATGTGGACTGTTCTCTTACAGTGCCGAGGTGATGTGACCAAAACATATAATTTGGAGGCCTATGACAATTGGTTCAATTGTCTCAGCATGCTGGTGGCTACAGAGATTTGTCGGGTAGGTATTTGTAGAAAACAAGATAGCAAAGCAATCCTGGCCTTAAGGACAAAAGGCAGACAGTGGCCTAATAGAGATTTGAACATTAGCAGTGCAATTAAAGATAATGGCATTACTCAAGCATTAAATTATTTGCATGCTTATATGATTAAGAGTTCATGGCTATGTTTGGCTTTGCATATATTCTCTAGTTTTGTGTAGCTTCTGTAGTAGCATTAGTCACGCAGCAAAACAGAACTTGTGTGGAGTTTGAGTTAgctcttctggattttttttttttttttaaatacatccaTAAATTCTCAAAGATACTCATCTTTAAATGCAGATTTACCAATAAACAGCTGTCCTTCCAATGCATTTAGATATCATTAGCACTGtcatatattcatttttatacaaaaatCAGGAATAAACTTTCTTCATAAGTCTGGAAAGAAAGTAGACTACcagagaggttaaaaaaaaaacaaagagaggGAGAATAGCCTTATTAGAGATTAAAGTAACTTCTGTCACATAATAAGCAAAGAAATGGAAGGTATACTGCCCCAGAAATGCCCtttcccccccaaccccatgtGTATTCTCTGTCTTTTTAGATTCCTATTAATATGCACCAATTCTACCAAATGGGAATTTTTCTCTGCATTCTTGCTTGGTCAGTAGCCCTTCTGTGGAAATCCAGATGCCTAGTGCAGTTTCATGAAGTCCGATGCATTGATCCTAATCTCTTAAGATTCCTGCTCTCACAGAAACTTATTACAAAACCATACCAAGACATCTtccagagctggctggtatggcTAATACATTTAGTAAACCAGTCAAACAAAAGGTTTTAGCATACCAAGGGATAAGCCAAGCCATTGACTACTGAACCATTTTCTTTTGATATGGCACAGAAACTGAAGTATTTAGGTAAGAGGGTTTTTAGAAAAAGGGAATTCCCTGGTGAAGTAGCCTGCAGTCGCCACTCAGGAGCTATTTTTGTATAAGCCAGACCAAGCTTCTAGATCTAAATATGGAAAGGATTTTGATGAATGAATGCAATCTAGGCAATAAtactagctttaaaaaaaaaaattaaaaattgatgGCTTTTGGAAATGGAGTTTAGAGACAGTGCTATATATTAATTTTGCTTTGCCATTTATAAAAACATCTGCAAAGATGATGTTCAGCATCACTTGCTAGATCCTTTGCATGTGTGGGAATTTGTATATTTGATCATCATCACTACCTGCTCTCAAGAAGTTATTTAAGAGTATACACAGTAAAATGAGAAAATCGGGACATGGCAATTGTCCTCTCTCACATTCAGGTTATGTGCCCCTGATCTTAAGTCTGTCCACTGCCTTCCCCACTTCTTCAGAGGTTTAAATTTTTTGCATATATTCTTTCTGACAGCAGCTTCATGATATCTCTCTTTTCCTGTAACAGGAAATTGCTGACAGTGTCCAGCTTGTTTATACAAGATTCCCCAAGACATTGAACTTTATGTATAAACAAAAGTTTACACTCCCCCACAACTAGACAAATAACTGATAGTAGCACAAATACTTCTGctattttattgaaaattaaTCTTAACAAAATACCCTCAGGCCTGTATCGTCATAAGATTTAGCTGGACAAAGTTTTGAAATGTCTATTCAATCAACCTGTTACAATGCCTTTGACTGAACATCCCATCCAAAATTCAGGCCATCCCTTCCCTCTTAACGGATGTTAGTTTTTTTCAGGttgtaaagaaaaagcagcGTACAAGAATGGTGGAATTTTTCATTGATGTGGCAAGAGAATGCTTCAATATTGGAAACTTCAACTCAATGATGGCTATTATCTGTGAGTATCCTTAACAGATGACAAAAGGCACTCCATTTTACAATCTGACTGGCAAGACTATGCTCATACTTGCCCTACATGGGGTACCACACCAGCATGCACACTTCTACAGGGGCAGTATGTACCAGTGACAGATTAACGTATGGGTGGGTGAGCGTTAGCTACAACCTTTGTCAAGCTGAACTGCCTTCCAAAATGTGTGGTGCTGATACATAAACACAGTTAAGTTAGCCCTATATTTTTTCAACtcagttgtttctttctttgtctcttctcTCTCCATTCAGCTGGCATGAACTTGAGTCCTGTGGCACGGCTAAAGAAAACTTGGTCCAAGGTCAAAACAGCCAAATTTGATGTTTTAGAGGTATGTATAAAGTTTAGACTTTATATAGAAATCTACCAAATAGTTTCATCCAAACCTCTGCTGTGGAATTACTAAGTCAAAGGTCACAGAGGCACCTCTGTCAGTGGTCACCAGCATATAAACATTAGGCAGAACATTTCCTGATTTTTAGACTCCCTACTTGCCTGCAGAGAAAAGTGGCTGCAAGTTTTCTTTAGGTTATTTCTTCCTAgcatattttttccaatttaacATCAAGGTAGTTTTCAGTCGAGTGAATGCTGTTTTGCTGCCCTTAAAACTAATTAGAGTACTCCATCTAGTGGAGAGctgaatgaaagcaaaacttAATTGAAATTGTCATCAGAAAGATTGGTGACAGCAAGTtagaattttgggttttttccccgATAGTTATTTATCATTTCCTTTCAGTCTTCCATTAACCACTGAAGCAAAGCATAGCAAAGCATGTAAAGCCAGTACAGAACCCTCCTTTCAAACAAGATTGAAGTTAGAAAAACCTGAATCCAGACCTAATTAGTATAAAGTACTCTATCAAGATAAAGTTTAAAAAGGGGCCCAATGAATTCATAAAGAATGAACTGTCTGATGGTTAGATCAAAGCTTTTTTACTTGACtgccttttccccccccccataaaAACAGCATCACATGGATCCATCCAGCAACTTTTGTAATTACCGCACAGCCCTGCAAGGAGCAGCACAGCGATCCCAGACTGCCAACAGCAATCGAGAGAAAATAGTCATCCCAGTTTTCAACCTGTTTATTAAAGATATCTACTTTCTGCACAAAATACATACGAACCGCTTGCCCAATGGGCAGATAAACTTCAAGGTAGGACTTTGCTATTATGGAAACTGTAATGCTTGTTAAACATTGTACATTACAAATGTTTGCCAGTTTTGAACTTCTAGCTTGTTATATTACCAATTTCTTCAGCACTGCTGTGATCTAGACATAAAGCAGTATCGTTTTCTAGGGGAAATGATTTCAAATTTCTGTGAAAGCTAGTGCTTGCAGTTGCCATGTTTATATAACATATCCAGCAGACCCACAATTGCATATACAGAACAGAATCCATAAAAGTGCTGGAATGCAATTGCTTTCAGTTAAAAgattagttttaaaatgtactgaaatagagattattttttgttagttttacATGAAATGGGACAGATGCACTGCAAAACATACAATTCACATAAGCACAACTGATTGGAATAATATTAATTTGTTACCAAAACTGATGCAcaaaaaagttgaaaagaaaataagaatttcaGAAGCCAAACCTCCagcattaaaaattacttaagtAATACAGAAATAGTCTAATGTTAGCTAATTGGAAAGGGAAGTTTCTTCAAGGAACATTGTACTCATgcaacacttaaaaataaaggaaagcacTTGAAATCAAGAAGCCTAAGAATTTTAGTGTACCACGTATGATGGCTGCTCCTCAGCCTTGCACCCTGCCTTACGTTTAAAAGCGATTGGGAGAAGTGGAAGGCAGTAAAGAATGGAAAGTAAGCTTTTCTGTGGCAGCAAGCCATCATATCTGTCTGACCAAATTGTAATAGGTAACTTCACCCTAAATCATCAGCATTAGCTGATTTAACCTCATCAGGTTAGCTAGCTATTAACACTACACACAACCGGCAAATGGTATTTAGCAGGTCTTCAAGGGATTTTCTACAGCTTTTGGAGTCTCTCTCCCTGACTGATAAACATACGTGTCCAAAAGACCACAGCCTGTCAAAAGTACTTTTGAAGTTTTTTGCCATTATTAAGGCTGGATAAGGGGAGGGTGGCACACAGAACATACAAGACAAACCCTAAGCAATTATGCATGCCTTAAAATCCTAGGAAGGAAAGGATATCTATAGTTTCTATATGttattttgattatttcttaaatttaagaagtgctttataaaaaaatcagatatgtCACATTTCATTTAGGTTGAAAGTTGcaaatgtaaaaagtaaataaaaactaTTTACTGACCAGTTCCACTCGCAGGCTAATTTAGAGatacaacacagaaaacaggcCAATAGCACTTTATTATATATGAAAAGGTTGATGATTAAAAGAATTGAATGCAAAAGACCAAGTAGTTAGCAGGGATACACTGTTCTAAACTTGAGAGGCTAATGACTGATGAGGAACTAGAAGCAAGAGGGGGAGATGAAGGGAGAAGTAAGAAGAAAGGATAACAAGGAAGAAGACTAAGGGATAAGAGAAGAGGTATGAATAAGAACAAGACTGAGAGGCTCcaaaattgaaacaaaacaactaacatttgaaagaaaaagaatattattaAAATCATATTTGTTTAACTACCTCATGCAGAAATTCTGGGAAATTTCAAGACAGATTCATGATTTCCTGACATGGAAGCAGGTTGAGTGCCCTtttgaaaaagacaagaagatcCAGAGCTATCTACTCACAGCACCCATTTATAGTGAAGAAGGTAAAATCCTTTACTGAATATTATAGTGAGTCCTCCTACTTGTTGAAATGCAGACAGAATATGCAGAAAAATTaacatgcaaaaaaatatttgataagTATGTATCATCACTTCCATATTGGCTTCTGTTGAGAATAAATGTCATTATGAAGTCTGCTAAGTTACACCCACTATATTGTAACTTTGGGGGTTTGTTGGTtcaccccccaccctccccagtTAAAGAACCCATATATCTGATTGTTCTTACTTTATTTACTAGCTCTGTTCATTGCATCCTTTGAAAGTGAAGGTCCAGAAAACCACATGGAAAAAGACAGCTGGAAAACACTCAGGTATTAAACTTCTTCAGAATATGAGTCTTTTTGTAGACCTACACAGGCATGCGATTATCAGCTTCCTCCCTCCTATTTGCATACACAGCTTAAGACCATTTTGCCccaaatataattattttttcctcataattcaaatctgaaaaaattCAATAGGGCTTGGATTTTGatacagcttttccagccaGATCAGTTCAGGCAGCAAGATCACTGCTGGGACTACGAAAGAATATGCTTCGTTTAGGCTATCAAATACAGTAAAAGAATCTACATTTGTGGCAGTTTTCAGACATGCTTTTCTCAGGGGAACAAATATACAGAGACACCAAAAGGTGCTATCATTTATCATACCTACACACTTACAAATCTTATAAAAGGATGAAATTTTACATGAATACTCTAATTTTCAGCCTACTCTTAAGGGAGAAAGTCTCAATgactcctccctccctctgagAGGGGGAAGCACCTCTTCCATGTACATAAGATCAGTTAATTTAGATGAGATTTCTTCTAATACCAAGGGCAAGGCAGAAAGAGAGATTTAGACCTTTGTAAATATGTTAAACATTTAGATTTGACATATCTGTACCAGATAAAGAATGAATGAAGCCGCCTATTTATCCTGAGCCGCAGTTGAGCTACATTATGACTGTATTGTCCTAGACAAGACACTGTTTCCCATTGATCCCACTGTTTTATAGGAAGTCCACGTAAGCTTTTCACTTGTGACACCCATGCAATACACCTTGCATTCAAATCTGATGCTGTTCAGCAAGCGATAGTTTAGGATGACAGAAGAACATATGTTATTTGCCCAAGAGCATCTTAAGGGCCTGAAGTAATGTTACGaaagttacatttttgtttaaattaaagtCAGCATCTTTATTGGAATTCATAGATGTATTCCAGTTTATAGCAGTTGAAAATCTATCCCTTGAAGAAAGGCTTCCAGCTAACGATGCAAGATAGATCTATTGCCAACCTTTACCAAAACTGTAAAACTTTTTGTCATGATAGAAgagatgattttatttttttactactACTTCTTCTAGGACAACTCTGCTTAATAGAGCCTGAGATTTTTGGATCTGATCTGCAGACTTTGAAGCACATCGAATGAACATGTTTTTACAGCGTGAAAGACTTGGACTGAGCTAAGAAAGACCTCACTGGCTGAGGTCTGTTTTGTATATACAGTaacttttatgaaataaaatgtggtAAATATTTCACATGTCAACCTTAAGGCACTTAAGTgaagggttttggttttttattttaaatataaggGCAGGGCCCTGTTCTCAGAGATGAAATGTATCATGGGAGATGGTATCCCTGGGGAGATCTTATTCTATCAGCatctaaatttttattttttattacttccaccagaataaataaaaatgaaaacacacatCCCAACTTAAGCCAGTGTTCAGGTTAAATACTCCATTGGACCAGTATCTTACAGAACACTCAACATGTCTCTCTAGCTTTGAAGTGAAGGGTCTCTTTCAAATCAGTGATACCACTCACATGTGTTAGTGTTTGTAGAGTCAAGGCCTTAGACATCTGCAGTAAGCATGTTCCTCTCCTACATCAGAAAATAGTGCCTTACAAGGTACACTAAACGATATCAGTACCTTCTATTACGCTGGACtggaagtaaagaaaataaaaatatggatGTCTCGAAACCAGCTACAatgtactttttaaataaaatggagaatATGGCACACGAAGTAGAGTATACCTGCCTGTAACATTGATGGTGCagcaaacatatttttgttaCATGATTTAAAAGAGGTAAGATGGGGTAACTGCTGGGGGGGATGCGCGTTTGTGTGTGAGTatgtgtgcgtgcatgtgtgaAGATGCACACGTGTCTAAGTTTTAAGATTTCTGGGAACTATCCTTTAAATTCTGGCTGTCAGAATagtttgtgttttcctttttaaaaatcagggattttttttgttttgtttaagagAAGGATATCTAACCTAGATTATCTCTGCAAAATAGgctcaatattttttttcaaaacagttcttggaaaataaaaatcatacatGAGCTAGGGAGAGGGAAGTAAACTCAGATGTCCAATTTGAAGTTAAGGCTAAAATTTCCAAAGAAGCTTAAGAAGAGTTCATCACCACTGAACCGGTTATTTAATTCCCTTGGTTCCTTTGAAAATGCTTGTCTGCACTTAGAAACAATTAAAGCAAAGACCAACTTATGATATAagctttttcaaatattttgcaagcCATGATTAACTGTGGGCCAGAACCCATTGAAATATAAGGGAAAACACTGTAAGAAATTGGTCAAACTTCTGAACTCGGGCCAGTACCAAAATTAGAACTGATCTGTAAACCTGCTAATGCTTACCATTTCTAATTTCTCCTTTTAGTCTTGAGTTTAGACCTAATTTGGCTATCCAAGTGAGCACCTGAGGAGCCTACGTAAAGATTCAAGGTATTCatttctaggaaaaaatatACAGTTCAGGACTTGCTTTCTCACCCGATAtctgaattaagaaaaaaaaaaaaaggctcagattaaaatctgttttgtctAATGAACAAATTATTACCCATGAATATCTACTGTCCTTTCCAGTAATTGTTCTTTTAAGGCTTAAGGCCTGGATATTCGTAAAGACGATGACTTCAGCCAGacaattagattttttttgttttttttttttaaacaaggccCTCTAGAGTTTACAGTGATTATAGCCTCCCTCATAGAGCCTCACAGAGGACTTCTGCACaagcttctttaaaaattatcaaCTCCAAGTAGATGAGTTTTATCTTACTCTGCCTTCTACTGAAGAAGGGGCAAGACTTGCTGGACCCAGGGTCTGGTTTATTCCAGTCCAGTAGACTCTTCTTGCTGAGTGCCTACAACCAAGAGCAGTGCCACTGTTTCATGTAGCATCTGCAATCACTTAGTAGAAATTATTTGCTGTATTGGCCCTGTAGTacagtgaaaaattaaagagccttccctctctccctgttCCACTCCCCCCTTgacaaatacttaaaattagAAGAGTAGGTTGAGGTAAGGAAGGGAGATAAATCAACATTTTGCTATTCTCATAGCATTGACatcaaagagaaacaaaagcaagtcATGCCACGAAGAAAGAAGTAGAATACTGTTAACAGTAACAGCccagaaaaggggaagggaTAATTCTTATGATCTGCTGctatttttcctgtgctgaagTACTGACCTTCAGCCCTGGATTAGAGTAAGAATATTTATACTGTATTATTACAGTGTTTTGCACTTTCAGAGATGTTCTAGCTAGTAACATTGTCAGACACTATAAGAGGGATTGTATATCAGCTTTGTTTATGTAATTGAAATTCAAAAGGGATGcttaaaatttaagaaaaaatatatatttgaaatgcaattttaaaacactttctgtAAATGTATAAAAAAAGCTTTCACATGAATGTGCACTTCACTGGTCAATCAGTTCTAGTATATACTTGAAATCAATGCAGTATCCACATCggttcctttttatttttcctccctcagtTTGATACATTCcttaaatactgtgttttgcTATTCTGAGCTGAAATGCTAAATATAAAGCTGTACCATAAAGCAGGATATTCCGTGTTTGACTGGATGTGCttgcattaataaaaaaaaacttgcTTCAACCAGGCTTAACTTTttccatgtttatttttcacttgcaaACGGATCAAGACACAAACGAGCGGCTGAACGAGGTGAACCAACTGTGGAAGGCAATACAGTTGCTATGAATCAACAGGTTACTTTCTGACTTAAAAAGATacattatgaaatatttaaatatctttcAACAAAAGGCAAGAGCAACACTAAGCCAACAATATGCTGCTACTTCTAATGTGCTCTCTGTAATAGTATTTTATGGGTTTGATACAGTGTCTCTGCCAGGGAACATATTCATTCTCTCAATGAAAGTGATGAACAGTTCCACtgtgtaaaaacatttttcgTGTCCCAAGagttgaattttgtttttttcctcccacataTTTATCCTTTTaccagaaaagcacagaaacgtttgctggcagcagcagactACAAGGTTTCCTGTCGCAAGATTCTGTTGACATTTCAACGCTCCAGGACGTTTGGTGGCAACCACTACCCTTTTTCATGCCCTACTTTACAGAAGCAAAGCCACTTCTCCAAGGTCACATAGGGACTAGACAAGCACAGGCCTGTGAGGAGAATCCAGCTTTCCTAACACACTGCCCCAGTGCTACCTACCTCCTTTCTCAGGAATataagcctttaaaaaaatgttagatCTTGCAAGTGCAGGAGATCCAGAGGTACCGTAAGCATTTTTAATCCGTTGAAAACTCTCTGGGGAAATTGTTTTGGTAACCAGACATCCACAACAGACTCCCAGAGTAGAACAGTACTACTTTCAGTCATCATGGCTCATTAGAAAAGATAATGATGTTTACCAGCATTAAGAGGATCAAGCAGATGAGTCTTCCTGATGGCCAGTTTACACTCATAATTAACACCCGTATAACATCCTTGAAGACTCCCTTCCAATTATGTCCCATCCAGTCATTAGGATAAATAAACTATTTACACAAGCATAAGAGTAAACAATAAAATTGCTTTCCAGGCACTTTACTGCCATTAGAGCACGGCACTGTATGACAAGCAGTAACTCAGCACCAGTAAGGTATCTTTAGTTATGTTAGCAACTTGATTTATCAAGTTAatagttcccaagcagcagctTTCTTCTAGCAAAAAACTCAATTTACCAAAATTCAACTGACTAGTCAGCTGACAACTGATATTAGTAGTACATCTTTTGGAGACAAATCAGTAATTCTTCTGAGGAGGCGCAGACAGATCTTCCCTCTTCAATCTGCAATGTATATAATTTTATCAGGGCAACCCCAGCTTCCCAACTAACCACAAAAGCCTGCAAACAGCGTGTGGAAGCACAGTTTTGTCTTATAGTTCTTGGCAGCTATTAAATGGCTGTATGCAGAgtgagatatttaaaaaaaaaaattaaaaaaaaatcaagttgcAGAAAGACTTTATCCTAAACCATTAGTGCATGCTATCGAGGAAGTTTCCAGACCAGTGAGCATGCAAATATTAGCAATAGTTGCTTTCAAATTCTTCCTTCCATGCTTGTCCCTGGAAAGGCAGAGATAACTGGGTATGCTCTGAGGTTTCAGCACATCTCTACAGGCCTCCAACAGAGGTTCGGTTTCCTTCACCGCTCCTCAAGGCGTGCCTTGGGCTTTGTAAGAGAGAGAAACAACATTTTGGGGTCTATTTCTGCAGTAATTTGGAGGTGCAATATAAAGTGTAGCCATTTCCATAATGTTATTCATAACAGCTAGGAATTTAAATGTTTCTAGTATTTCCAATGTTGTAAGCAATTTCTAACATCAGCATTTTTGTGGCTCCTTGATACCACATTCAGCTTttgcacagaaaatggatgCAGTTGATTGCTGCAGAATAATTGTGGGATGTTAGTTTATTtcataatgaaatattaaaaattcaagttCTGTCATGCAGGGACTGCTGATACAGCCTCAGACAGATACTCTGCCTTCTCCTCAAGAAGTGTGATGAGGAAGAAATTCAAACCACCAGGAATTagaacattaatttaaaatactaagACAGTAAATATACTGTTTCTGATCTACCAGGATGAATACCTTAAGATATTAAGAACACTTAGGCTTCTAACAACTAGTAAGAAAAAGCACTTCTATATAAAATGTTCTGTAAGAAACACTGTTTGGCAAAACCAGTATACAGTTACTTGAAACCATGAGTAGCacctaccagaaaaaaaaaagccaaaaccacccaacaaaacccccaaaacacaaactAAACACCCAAAATGCAGGGCTGTTGCCATGCAGAGGATTCCTGTTAATAGCCCCACCTCAGTGCGAGGTGCAGAGACCATTTCACAGGATtgaaagaaagctgaaaacacACACAGGCCAAAGCACCAGTTTCAAACATCCCCGCCTAATTTgggtcagggaggaaggaacTTTAAATTTAGTGGAAATTTGCTTCCAGTCTTTTATAAATCTTATCTAGCTTCTTCAGATTAAGCAGATATCTTAAccttaaaattaatataattctGTTTGGAGGCAGAAGTCCAATAAGATCCAACAGAACCTCAttacacagacagaaaaggacTTAACATCTTTTTAATTGCTATCACATGAGCACACTAAGGCCTCTTCTGATTCTGGGGGCTATTAAATTCAAAGAATCTTGCTATCCAGCAGTGTCGACATTGaaagtttccttttaaa is a genomic window containing:
- the RASGEF1A gene encoding ras-GEF domain-containing family member 1A isoform X1, with protein sequence MAEPLCNAAVKKCKETMPQTPIFSTMLGSSCSGQVQPDMGDRCVDPVYQDGNLVSGSLEALIERLVPTMDYYPDRTYIFTFLLSSRVFIHPHELLAKVGQICIKQKQQLETGTEAEKAKLKSFAAKIIQLLKEWTETFPYDFQDEKSMKELKEIAHRITQCDEENGTVKKIISQMTQNLLMALSARSQYQEIREKFRQPVTDKGTILKTKPQSTQKDILSVCCDPLILAQQLTYIELERVSNIYPEDLMQIVSHMDSLDNHKCRGDVTKTYNLEAYDNWFNCLSMLVATEICRVVKKKQRTRMVEFFIDVARECFNIGNFNSMMAIISGMNLSPVARLKKTWSKVKTAKFDVLEHHMDPSSNFCNYRTALQGAAQRSQTANSNREKIVIPVFNLFIKDIYFLHKIHTNRLPNGQINFKKFWEISRQIHDFLTWKQVECPFEKDKKIQSYLLTAPIYSEEALFIASFESEGPENHMEKDSWKTLRTTLLNRA
- the RASGEF1A gene encoding ras-GEF domain-containing family member 1A isoform X3, encoding MAEPLCNAAVKKCKETMPQTPIFSTMLGSSCSGQVQPDMGDRCVDPVYQDGNLVSGSLEALIERLVPTMDYYPDAKLKSFAAKIIQLLKEWTETFPYDFQDEKSMKELKEIAHRITQCDEENGTVKKIISQMTQNLLMALSARSQYQEIREKFRQPVTDKGTILKTKPQSTQKDILSVCCDPLILAQQLTYIELERVSNIYPEDLMQIVSHMDSLDNHKCRGDVTKTYNLEAYDNWFNCLSMLVATEICRVVKKKQRTRMVEFFIDVARECFNIGNFNSMMAIISGMNLSPVARLKKTWSKVKTAKFDVLEHHMDPSSNFCNYRTALQGAAQRSQTANSNREKIVIPVFNLFIKDIYFLHKIHTNRLPNGQINFKKFWEISRQIHDFLTWKQVECPFEKDKKIQSYLLTAPIYSEEALFIASFESEGPENHMEKDSWKTLRTTLLNRA
- the RASGEF1A gene encoding ras-GEF domain-containing family member 1A isoform X2, encoding MYTSPRKMRETMPQTPIFSTMLGSSCSGQVQPDMGDRCVDPVYQDGNLVSGSLEALIERLVPTMDYYPDRTYIFTFLLSSRVFIHPHELLAKVGQICIKQKQQLETGTEAEKAKLKSFAAKIIQLLKEWTETFPYDFQDEKSMKELKEIAHRITQCDEENGTVKKIISQMTQNLLMALSARSQYQEIREKFRQPVTDKGTILKTKPQSTQKDILSVCCDPLILAQQLTYIELERVSNIYPEDLMQIVSHMDSLDNHKCRGDVTKTYNLEAYDNWFNCLSMLVATEICRVVKKKQRTRMVEFFIDVARECFNIGNFNSMMAIISGMNLSPVARLKKTWSKVKTAKFDVLEHHMDPSSNFCNYRTALQGAAQRSQTANSNREKIVIPVFNLFIKDIYFLHKIHTNRLPNGQINFKKFWEISRQIHDFLTWKQVECPFEKDKKIQSYLLTAPIYSEEALFIASFESEGPENHMEKDSWKTLRTTLLNRA